The window ATCACCTGACAGGAAAAAGATGAAAACGGATCAAACTTCCTCAGTCATTCGGGCGCTGCTGTGTGGTTTGAATTACAGATGTGCAGCACGAGAACGGCGCTGAAAGCAGCTGGAGCGTTTTTTAAACGACAGCACATCAAAAAGCCGAGAGCCTCATCTGACGCTGGAGACACTGTCGACACATCAGCGGGACCATCGAGGGTGACCCCGAGTTAAAGTGGACTTATCCTGCTTCTGCTCACTTCCTGTCGTGtatttcctgttcctgtgtCGTGTCCTTAATGTTAAAGCTCAGCTGCTCTAAACACAGTTCTtcagttttttctactcttgaatccggatgatgtcacagagaggtGGTGCCCTGTTTTTCAagaagcagccaatcagaatgctGTCTTAAAGTGTGAGGGGCTAAACCAGCCTGTTTCAGCAGCAGTGAGGCCAGGTATGATATACAGAAGGAGTAttttgaatcatgcaaagctggtCTGGTAGAGTCCAAGAATAGAAACAGAATAGATCCACTTTAACGACCTGGTCAAAGAAAACTGATAAACGATGAAAAGGTGAAGAGAGATGAACGTTTGAGACAATTTCTTGCTTTTGATGACTTAATCCCCACAGAATGACCCGGAGACGGATTtgacccctgctgagattttcctgAACAAGACACAGACCCAGGTGTTCCTAATAATATGCatcactgacaaaaaaaacatttttttttttttattcagattcattaaaaaaaagaaaaatcacattcAGCTTTTCTTCCAGTATAAAGATCACAGAGCCCATCATCATTTCCAAACATAATTTACATGAAATCACTTTTCAGAGTACGAAGGCCTTCGACTCTTCCTCACACGTGCACGCTCCTcaacacaaaacacatgcatGATCCCTAGAAATGTGTTGAACGGGTTCAAAGGAGAGGAAATGACACTGGTTGACCACAGGGGGGCAGCAAACGATGCCCAAAACTCATGGTTTgaatttggtttttttttaaattgacagAGGCTGTCGTCATGCCGACTCAGCGCCTATCAGCAGGTTCAAAAACGATCCCGCTGCGTCCCGATGGCAGCCGCGTGACATTAACAGCGTGAGGTTAAACTACAGTCACTTCCTGTTATCGCCAGTTTTGTTtatgaaaaccaaaaaacacatttatgtgtgATCGGACCAAAGCTCTTACATTTCAATAAAGTTCAAATTGAATCATTTTGATTATTTCTCTAAACATTCATATAAACGTGATCAGAGCTGCACCATGGATCAGTTTCTCACCAGCTCACTAATTTTGTGGCCAAATTTTGCTGACTGTCCTCTGAAAGTTTCCTCTAACCTGAACGTGCAGCAGAGCTGGATCATGGTGGAGGAGACATCCACAGACTTATTCATCATTAATAAAATTTAAGACTTACTGAAAGCACAGCTGCAGCAGACAGACTAAATCTGCAGGAAACACTTAGAACCAACTACACTGCGAGGTTCTGCCATTTCCCGCCCCTGTGGTCGGTCAGATGACCTCTGACCCTGGTCCCGTTTTCTCAGACACTCGATAGCGTGTCCGACTCAAATCAAAGTAAACACTCAGACGTGTGAGGAGAGAAATCGAAGGCCCGCCTAGAGGTTCCCTATGAAAATAAAGATCGAGTAGAAATGGGGAGTATGAAGAAGTGCCGATCGTTACCGCGCGCCACGTTTTAGAGAATCTGATACAATCATTTATCACACAAAGAGACACGGCTTCAGCTTCTGTGTAGAAATCTGAGgtctatgttaaaaaaaaagagctctCTCTCCACTGAAGATGGTTTTCTGGCTAGTTGTGGAACTAGGCTGGAGCTGCGTGAAGCCCCTCCCACCGCGCCCCCTCACCTCCACGCAGGCTGCGAGGTGAGCTCAGTCCTGCGGCGCGCTCGCCGTCTCTGCAGGCTTGCTGTCACCAGGAGACGCCGTCGGGTCCATTTCAGGTGGTCTGGGAGCTTCCTGAACGTCCGCCGTCTCCGGCCCGTCACCCTGCGCTGAATCCTCCGAATCCTCCCCCTCCTCTGCCGAAGGCTCTCGCGCTTTGGCCTGAGGAGGCGTGGCGCTCCCTTTGTCTCCCTGCTCCTGGAGGAGGCTGAGTCGGTTGTTCAGGTCGTTCCTCTCCTTCTGCAGGGCTCTGCACAGCCTCTCCAGCAGCTCCAGCTTCCCCTGCAGAGCCTTGAAGTGACCGTCACGCAGCGTTTTctgcaaaacaacaacattcaGTCAGGTCCAGTTTCACGTAGGAGAAAGAATCAGATGGATGAAGCTCCTGTGACATCACCTCGTTGAGTCTCGACACTGGCATTCTGACCACCATCATGCTGGTTTTCAGAGGCCACAGATCAGAGCCTGGTCAGGATCAGAGGTGTTCAACTAAAATTTAAGGATGTCCAATTACAGAAAACTTCCCTAAACAAAAGAGCCATTATAATTCACTATGAGTAGCCTAACAGTtagcagagtgtgtgtgtgatcaacAACTGGCTCTCCAGTAAAAGAAagaaggccacgcccctaatacaACAAACTTTAATCCAGGCGTGTTATAGGAACATCCTCCACCGTACAGGTGTAATAAAGGAGGAAATGATCCACAGAGACCAAACagtgtatcaggctgtaaacatgtttatttatgctGGAAAGTtctaacatgggagtctatggggactgactcactgctgcctctgctggacgtcaGAGGAAGTGCAGCTTTTGGCACTTCAGCATAGCTGCTTCTTTCAGCCTCCGAGTTCAGATGAGTGCACTTGAGCGTTGGACCTTTATGTTTTAAAGGCTGTGACGGTGCTGAACACTTTATTTGCGAGACACTAATCAGTCTGGCTCTCCTACGTCTGCTCCTGCGTTTCAAGCTGAAACCGACGCAGCATTTCTGAAGTGTGTGTCTGAAACATCTGAGGCCAAAAACGTGCCTCTGTCTTCATTTTACATCAACATCGGTCACTTTAAACGTTtcgagaaaaacaaaacagagcccATGAAGAAGAATCACCTCCTCTGCCATCTGCAGCAGCGCCTGGTTGTTACTCTCCCATTTGGTCCTCCACTGGGTCGTTtccttctccagcttcttgATCTTCTTGGTCATCTGCAGGCACACAGAGAGAGTttagaaacacagacagatgaGCAGGTAACCGCATGCTGACATGCAGGTGACTCaccttctccatctcttgtcTAAAGGTGGTGAAGACCTCGTTGCTTTTagccagagtgctctggaacTCCTCAAACTTGTCCATGTACAGAGAGAGCTGAGAGACGACAGCAGTGAGTGATGGAGACGATCCAgctgacctgtgtgtgtgtgtgtgtgtgtgtgtgtgtgtgtgtgtgtgtgtgtgtgtgtgtgtgtgtgtgtgtgtgtgtgtacctgctGCTTCAGCTGGGTCTCCTGCTCCTTCATCAGCTCACACTTGCGTCTGGACTCGGTGGCGTCCTTCAGCAGCTGCAGCGGCACAGACACAGTCTCTCAGACACTTGAGCTCATTTACAGCTGCGATAAAAACCAGAACAAACTGAGATCCTCACAAAGTCTCTCTCGCGCTGCTGCTTCTCCTCCACTTCCTTCATCATCTCGGTGATTCTCTGCAGCTTGGCGTccatcagctgctgctgcagctccttgTGCTTGAACACTTTGTCgatgtgctgcagagaaacaaCAGAAATCACGTTTCCTGCAGGACCCAAGTGACTGTAAAGATTATtacaaaagcaacatttttcttGCTGCTCTTGAGTCCCAGCCAAGCTTTTCAGGTCCTGGTTATGTTTCTCATCAGTGTGCAGGACGCTGTCACAGCGAGTGATCTGAATGTGCCGAGGCGATGAAATCCTCAGTTTTATCTCACTGCGACATGACTAGAAGAGTCGATTTAAGACTGTAATAGTCTTTAAGGCCTTTAAATGTGTATCTAAGACGTCTTAAAGAACCTTCGTGGAGGCGACATATTTTCCATCTTTGGGAGATGAAGCGACTGCCttgtttttaagtttaaaaCATCTTCCACAATCAATTTATTTGACCACGTGTGTTGTGGCCACAATCTGGAGCTGGAGATGAGGGTCCTGGTTCTGTTCTGGAGGGTTACTCCAACCGGAACCTGCagcaggttcatgagcagaaccAGGATCACCTGCTGCAGAAGTTGTCAGTGTGTCCACTCTGAGAAGCGGCTGTGACATCACAGGTGCCACAACCAGGCCGAGTCTGTGTTGTGACACCCAGAATGCGTTTCTGCCTTTTTAATGGCAGCATTAATCCTCTTCATAACAACCAGCGCTGACTTCATGAGCAGAAACAGACTGTTCTGATTGGACGGCGGGCGGGACCTAAACTCACCTCCTCTCGGAGCTCGTACTGCTCGATGAGCTTCTTGAGCTTCTCGGCCAGCTCCATGTTCTCCTGCCTCAGCTTGGTGTTGTGGGCGCTGTGCTGCTCCATCTGCACCTCGATGTCGCTCAGGGTCATCTGGAAGTGCAGCATGGCCTCCTTGCGCTGCTCGTCATACTCCCTGGACCGCTGGGCGTTCTCCTCCTGTGGGGTTAAAGGGAGGAGTGACACCTGCACAAACGTAAAATGGTCCTCATCGGGTGTTTGTGGCGGCTGAACTACCTTCAGGGTCTTGTTGTGTCTCTGCAGCTCCCGGCAGAGACTCTCCAGCTTGCTTCGGGCCAGGATGGCCTTGCTGTGCTCCCCCTGCAGGTGCACCTTCTCCTTCACGATCTGAGACTGCTTCTTCTGCAGGGCCTTCAGCTGCTTCTGCATGCAGCGGCTCTCCTCCAGCTGAAAGACAGCAACAACAGAACAAACTGggtcatttttatgtttatggaAACAAACGGGAAGCTGACGGCAGCGTGGTGTGTGTGGAGGCTTAGAGCAAACATGTAGCACCAAGAAGCCTGATCTGAAAGGGGACATCTCTAAGCCGTTCAAGTATCACTCAGAAACATCTCAACAGTCGTATCTGAGTCACAGTCAAACCAGGCTTCATGCCAGAATCTGATAACCTCCTtgtactttcttcttctttatgtcCAAATCTGTGAGAGCTTCCTGAGGTCTaagtagggctgttcgatataacgatatatatcagatgacgatataaaaacgtctattgtttcattttacgctatcgtttgtttcgtggcgtcgcaaaataaactgtttacggcaatattttttcatcgttttgatggtcactgtagtggctatatgaatttcctaaagttctctctttctcttatatttaatataaccacactacagacggacaagcgcctgtttttatgcgttgtggttagcaacaacgacggtaacaccatcgcgtgtccgcttgtttatgttccacataaacctttcacaataaagctcaagatcctgttgagacttttcaaaataaactgaatcacgtgaagagcagattatttacggatgagaagtaaaaaagagccgccaggtgctaaaaaataaaccttagactaaaacgttagaacaggcttttccccgcagcacgccgtgtaataaatactcacaaagaaaacggcggccattacaacttatgtctaaaaatgtatcgtttcatgcatcagttaaaacactcgactccagctaCATGAcgcgcagctggaaacacttcacgcaagacGAGCTGCCTGAGATTCAcataatttacagaaaatgttacatttttgtgatttatatcgttatcgggacgatagaattcttatatcgggatatgagattttggtcatatcgcacagccctaggtCTAAGGTCACCTTTGTGTGAGATGGTGACGTGAAATCTGGAGCGCGAAACATCTTCAGACTTTTTCCAGATGCCCAGCTTGTTGGATTCATTTACTTCTGTGGCTCCGAAAACACAAACTGAAGCTTTGTGATTATTTTCAAACGTTACTGTTGTTCACACTGAGCTTCTGCTGATTATTACTCTGTGGGTGTCCACTGATCCACCCACAGAGCTCTGCTGAAATCCAACCAAACTACCACGATCGCTGCTGTCAGAGCGGGACATGATCGGCCATGACCACGACTCACGGAGGACCTGAGAGCGTGTTCACCGTGTCGGTAAATCTGAATCAATCTGCTGTTCATGATGTATGTGAAACAGAGCGAACGAGCACGTGTTCCAGCTCACACTGAGAAAACCAGACCAACCACACATGGTGACAGAGTTTCGACATTTTCTGGCCGACGGTGCTTCATGTCACCTGCTCCCAGGTGGTGGGAGTATCTGCTCAGTGTCGGTGTGTCGGATTTGCGGCTCACCAGGTCAGCGTATTTCTTGCACAGAGCGGCCAGCTTCTCCTCAGGAGTGGCGAGAGCGTTCAGCGCCTGCATCAGAAGAACCACCTCCTTCCCTGAAACCACACGGAAGatcaaaactaaacaaaccGGACCGATGAGGAAGAAACTGACATCAGGTGACACGAGAATACACGTGAAGCTTCACACGCGCCGTGTTGGTTTTATtacgtttttatttttgtatgtaaatatttaaatgtgaatCCTGAGGTGAGAAACGCATCCTGGCTGTTCAGTGCTTCTAAAGTTCTGCTCATACCAAAAGCTTTGTCCTCTCTGTTCTTCGCATCTCCGCCGGCATCGAGCTCCGCCTCCACCAGGTCGCTGGGACTGTCCTCTCGGCCTGGAGTCTCCCCCCTCTCCTCATTGGTGCAGGAGAGCCCCAAACCAAACTCAGACACCTCCTCCTGACAAAACACATCCATCTATTAGACAGTTATCCTTTACACAGGTTCTCTCACAGAGATctcactctgtgcagactccgcCCCTCCGTGCTGGACTGCAGCTGGTGGTAGTCTTTGTTCTGGTCTGAACTCGAGGGTCGCTCTAACCAGAAtctgcagcaggtggagaacAAGGACTACCAGCTGCAGGACAACACGGAGGAGATGAAGTCCGTCTACTTAGTGTAGAATCAGCTGATTATACTGTCACCAAGAACACGTGGGATTATTTATCTGACAGTCCAACTCTGAGGGAAACACAGAAACCTCCCACAGGTCACTAAACAGACATGAACaagcagcagcacaaacgaCGAGCCGTCTACGCTCACCTGAGACGGGCTGTCCAGGTCGGGCGGGGAATCGTTGCCTCCTACAATTCGTCTCGTCACCACATCGAGCTCGCAAACTCCCGAAGTCTCCATCAGCGTCGCTCACGAGCTGAAGGTCAGAGCAAACACAATGAAAGTCAAAGCACGGAGAAATA is drawn from Oreochromis aureus strain Israel breed Guangdong linkage group 1, ZZ_aureus, whole genome shotgun sequence and contains these coding sequences:
- the txlng gene encoding gamma-taxilin, with product METSGVCELDVVTRRIVGGNDSPPDLDSPSQEEVSEFGLGLSCTNEERGETPGREDSPSDLVEAELDAGGDAKNREDKAFGKEVVLLMQALNALATPEEKLAALCKKYADLLEESRCMQKQLKALQKKQSQIVKEKVHLQGEHSKAILARSKLESLCRELQRHNKTLKEENAQRSREYDEQRKEAMLHFQMTLSDIEVQMEQHSAHNTKLRQENMELAEKLKKLIEQYELREEHIDKVFKHKELQQQLMDAKLQRITEMMKEVEEKQQRERDFLLKDATESRRKCELMKEQETQLKQQLSLYMDKFEEFQSTLAKSNEVFTTFRQEMEKMTKKIKKLEKETTQWRTKWESNNQALLQMAEEKTLRDGHFKALQGKLELLERLCRALQKERNDLNNRLSLLQEQGDKGSATPPQAKAREPSAEEGEDSEDSAQGDGPETADVQEAPRPPEMDPTASPGDSKPAETASAPQD